A single region of the Dunckerocampus dactyliophorus isolate RoL2022-P2 chromosome 3, RoL_Ddac_1.1, whole genome shotgun sequence genome encodes:
- the nr1h3 gene encoding oxysterols receptor LXR-alpha — MSTLSVTDIPDVGHDESKVFDSAAELQLDCMVEESNGSTRMKHGSVLSLSDLSQPDDFPAPPRNGSAMTGMNSPLSLDPSDIKPDPAVGDTSTSIDGQPVKRKKGPAPKMLGNEVCSVCGDKASGFHYNVLSCEGCKGFFRRSVIKSAQYSCKNNGRCEMDMYMRRKCQQCRLRKCREAGMLEQCVLSEEQIRLKKMKKQQDEETARSSTVVTPTPPQEAATLDPQQQEMIEKLVAMQKQCNKRSFLDRPKVTPWPQNQDLQNREVRQQRFAHFTELAIMSVQEIVDFAKQLPGFLELTREDQIALLKTSTIEIMLLETSRRYNPAIESITFLKDFSYNKEDFAKAGLQFEFINPIFEFSKGMNDLQLDEAEYALLIAINIFSADRPNVQDHDLVERLQQPYVDALRAYIMIKRPNDHLMFPRMLMKLVSLRTLSSVHSEQVFALRLQDKKLPPLLSEIWDVNE; from the exons ATGTCAACGCTGTCTGTGACTGATATCCCAGATGTTGGTCATG ATGAGAGTAAAGTGTTTGACAGTGCTGCAGAGCTGCAGCTGGACTGTATGGTTGAGGAGAGCAATGGCAGCACCAGAATGAAGCATGGAAGTGTGCTATCTCTGAGTGACTTGTCCCAGCCAGATGACTTCCCTGCCCCTCCTCGGAATGGCTCCGCTATGACTGGGATGAACAGCCCTTTGTCATTAGATCCAAGTGACATCAAACCTGATCCAGCAGTGGGTGACACATCCACCAGCATAG ATGGTCAGCCAGTGAAGAGAAAGAAGGGTCCTGCCCCGAAGATGCTGGGGAATGAGGTGTGCAGTGTATGTGGTGACAAGGCCTCTGGTTTCCACTACAACGTACTAAGCTGTGAGGGCTGCAAGGGCTTTTTTCGACGCAGTGTCATTAAAAGTGCCCAATACTCATGCAAGAACAATGGACGCTGTGAAATGGACATGTACATGCgacgcaagtgccagcaatgcCGCCTGCGCAAATGTCGTGAGGCAGGCATGCTAGAGCAGT GTGTTCTTTCTGAAGAGCAAATCCGACtaaagaagatgaagaagcaGCAAGATGAGGAAACAGCGCGTTCGTCTACAGTGGTCACTCCCACTCCTCCACAGGAAGCAGCTACACTGGATCCACAACAGCAGGAAATGATTGAGAAGCTGGTGGCTATGCAGAAGCAATGCAACAAAAGATCTTTCCTCGATCGACCAAAAGTGACG ccgtggccACAGAATCAGGATCTACAGAATCGAGAAGTGCGTCAGCAGCGTTTCGCCCACTTCACTGAGCTCGCGATTATGTCGGTCCAGGAGATAGTGGATTTTGCCAAGCAGCTCCCTGGATTTCTTGAGCTCACAAGAGAGGACCAGATTGCGCTGTTGAAGACATCAACTATAGAA ATTATGCTGCTGGAGACGTCTCGTCGATACAACCCTGCCATTGAGAGCATAACATTTCTGAAGGATTTTAGCTATAATAAGGAGGATTTCGCAAAAGCAG GCCTTCAGTTTGAGTTCATTAATCCCATCTTTGAGTTTTCTAAAGGAATGAATGACCTGCAACTGGACGAAGCTGAATATGCTCTGCTTATTGCCATCAACATATTTTCAGCAG atcgGCCAAATGTGCAGGATCATGATCTTGTGGAGAGGCTACAACAACCATATGTTGATGCTCTGCGCGCCTACATCATGATAAAGAGACCAAAT GACCACTTGATGTTCCCTCGCATGCTGATGAAGCTGGTAAGCCTTCGTACGCTGAGCAGCGTACATTCCGAGCAGGTTTTCGCCCTTCGCCTTCAGGACAAGAAGCTTCCCCCGCTGCTGTCTGAAATCTGGGACGTCAATGAGTGA